The Balaenoptera acutorostrata chromosome 10, mBalAcu1.1, whole genome shotgun sequence genome has a window encoding:
- the CX3CR1 gene encoding CX3C chemokine receptor 1 encodes MPTISPESSLEDFEYDELAEACDMGDIVALGTVFLAILYSLVFAFGLVGNLLVVFALTNSQKPKSITDVYLLNLAFSDLLFVATLPFWTHYLINEQGLHNAVCKLTTAFFFIGFFGGIFFITIISIDRYLAIVLAANSMNNRTVQHGVTISLGVWAAAILVAAPQFMFTKQKENECLGDYPEVLQEIWPVLRNVEINFLGFLLPLLIMSYCYFRIMQTLFSCKNQKKAKAIRLIFLVVIMFFLFWTPYNVMIFLETLNLYDFFPNCDMKRDLRLALSVTETVAFTHCCLNPLIYAFAGEKFRRYLYHLYRKCLAVLCGHPVHISFSLSPSESQRSRRESVLSSNFTHYTSDGNTSILL; translated from the coding sequence ATGCCCACCATCTCCCCTGAATCAAGTTTAGAAGACTTTGAGTATGATGAGCTTGCAGAAGCCTGTGATATGGGGGACATCGTGGCCTTGGGAACTGTCTTCCTGGCCATACTCTACTCCCTTGTCTTTGCCTTTGGCCTGGTGGGAAATTTGTTGGTGGTGTTTGCCCTCACCAACAGCCAGAAGCCCAAGAGCATCACTGACGTTTACCTCCTGAACCTGGCTTTTTCTGATCTGCTCTTTGTAGCCACCTTGCCCTTCTGGACTCACTATCTTATAAACGAGCAAGGCCTTCATAATGCCGTGTGCAAACTCACCACCGCCTTCTTCTTCATTGGGTTTTTTGGAGGCATAttcttcatcaccatcatcagcatCGACAGGTACCTGGCCATTGTCCTGGCCGCCAACTCCATGAACAACCGGACCGTGCAGCATGGCGTCACCATCAGCCTTGGCGTCTGGGCAGCCGCCATCTTGGTGGCCGCACCCCAGTTCATGTTcaccaaacagaaagaaaacGAATGCCTTGGTGACTATCCTGAGGTCCTACAGGAAATctggcctgtgctccgcaacgtaGAAATAAATTTTCTTGGCTTCCTGCTCCCCCTGCTTATTATGAGTTACTGTTACTTCAGAATCATGCAGACACTTTTTTCCtgcaaaaaccaaaagaaagctaaagCCATTAGGCTGATCTTTCTTGTGGTCATCATGTTTTTCCTCTTCTGGACACCCTACAACGTCATGATTTTCTTAGAGACACTCAATCTCTATGACTTCTTTCCCAACTGTGACATGAAGAGGGATCTGAGGTTGGCCCTCAGTGTGACCGAGACAGTTGCATTTACCCACTGTTGCCTAAATCCCCTTATCTATGCATTTGCTGGAGAGAAGTTCAGAAGATACCTTTACCACCTGTACAGGAAATGCCTGGCTGTCCTGTGTGGCCATCCCGTCCACATCAGTTTCTCCCTGTCCCCGTCTGAATCACAAAGGAGCAGGCGAGAAAGTGTTCTGAGCAGCAATTTCACTCATTACACCAGTGATGGAAATACATCCATCCTCCTCTGA